AAGACAATTGAAATAAAACAAAGCCAGACAGTGGATTTGATACTATCCCCATTTACTATGAAAGATCTTTTAGGTAAAAGCGATACGCTATATGTTCGCGATATCGTTGAAAAGGATGAATTGGGAAAACGAAAGATCCCACAAACCAAAGAAGAGATTGCTGAGTTTAAAAAACGCCTTACTAACAACCCCGCCTTTGAAAAAGGGATTTATGTAAAAGATGCCAATGGCACTATCACTGACTTTGGAATACTTTTACGCTTAATTGACCAGCCTGTGTATGATCCGCTAGTCAAGGAAATTGAAAGCGTTACATCTTTTTACCAGAAAGACATTACTATTATTTTGCAAGGAATGCCCGTTACTCACCATGAAATAAATGAATATATGAAAACCGACTTAGAGCGTTTCCTGCCCCTGGTACTTGTTGCTATGCTTATTGTGTTTTATCTTAACTTCAGGTCCATACGGGGGATGTTACTTCCCTTTTCTACTATTGTGCTTTCGGACCTGTGGGTCATTGGCCTTATGGGACACTTAGGCTTTAAGCTCAATGTCATTGGCGTAGCACTTCCACCACTTATGGCAGCAGTAGGTAGCTCGTATTCAATTCATATCTTAAACCAATACTTTAAAGAATGCAAGAACATTAAAACAGGAAAAATAAATGTGATTAAATCCTCACTGTTGCATATTTCGTTAACTGTTATTCTTGCAGGGTTCACCACATTTTTAGGATTTATCACATTATCCACCAATCAGGTTTCATCAATCCGCGAAATGGGCATTTTTGCTGCATTGGGAGTGCTTTTTGCAGTAGTCATTTCATTAACACTCATCCCTGCATCTCTGGTACTATTGCCCGAAACTGCAAAAACAATACACTTTACGTCAGCAGTATTATCATATATTAATAATTTGAATTTAGTGGAAAGGATGGTAAAAATACTTGCAGGCTGGGCAGTAAACAAAAGTGCACTGGTCATTAGCATTTTGATTGTAGCGCTTGGTGTTGCGTTTGTTGGTATGTCAAAAGTAAAAGTTGAAACTTCGGTGCACGCGTATTTTAAAGAAGGCGACTATGTGCTGACAAGTTCAAAGATTATTGGGCAAAAATTTGGAGGAGCAGCAGGATTGAATATCCTTATTGATACCGGCACACCTGATGGAGCAAAAAACCCACACATACTACAGTTTGTTGATAACTTCAGGAACTGGCTTACAGATGAAAACAATATAGATTTAAATATTGGCCGCACAGATGCATTTACTGATTTTATTAAAACAATAAACTTAGCAATGCACAACAACGATTTTACGTACTATTCCATTCCTGAAACCATACAAGATGTTGATAGTTACATAGATTTATATAGTGGTAAGGATGATAATGACAACGGCCTTGCAGATGAGTTTGAACCGTATGTTGATAGAAAATTTACCACACTGAATATCTTTGCTCGCTTGTGGGAAAAGGAAGGAAAATTTTTAAGCACAAACACTATGCATCACATTATAAATAAAATACAAAATTATCTTGATACCAATATCCCTGAAGGGTGTACCTATAAAATTACCGGTGAGCCTAAGGTACTGGTGCGGATGTCAGAATATATTGTGCAGGGTCAGGTGATGAGCCTGGGATTGAGTTTACTTAGTATTTTTGTGGTGGTGCTGCTTATCTTTCATAATCTCAAAGCTGCATTGGTATCGCTCATTCCCATTAGCACTGCGGTGCTTCTTAACTTTGGTGTGATGGGATTTTTAGGCATTCGCCTTGATATGGCAACAGCCATTATTGGAGCAATTACGGTAGGTATAGGGATTGATGACACCATACACTTTATCAACACGTACCGGCATTTTCACTTAAAGGGATTGCAACAAAAAGAGGTAATTATAAAAACACTCAACCAGGCTGGTGTTGCAATTATGTATACATCACTTGCATTAATATTTGGATTTTTAGTGCTGGTAATCTCCAGCTTTAAACCCGTTATATATTTTTCGGTATTGTTGGCAACAACAATGATTACAACAACCTTGGGAGCACTTTTGTTTTTACCTGCAACTATTAATTTACTACAGCTTGATCTATCACCTATGACACATACATCACGATTGCTGGAATATTTTAATTTAGGGAAATACTTTGAATTTGAATCTGAATAAAATACAAAACACTAAATTTATTATATAAGGAGGCACATAATGAAAAGATTTCTAATGGTAGCTTTGTGTATTATAAGCGGTGCGATAGTTACTGTGTATGCAATGACTGGCAGGGAAATAATGGAAAAGTCAGATGCGCTGACCGAGCCAAAAACTGCAATAAGTAAAGCAACGATGGTAATTTACAAAGGTGGTGATACACTCACGCGAACTATCGAAATGATGGCAATGAAGGTTGGGCAAAATGACAAAGTGCTTGCCGTAGTCAAGGAAGAACCAGGTGGTGATATTACCAAGGTATTGACACATACCAATAAATCAGGTGAAGATATGCAATGGGTTAAAATGCCCAACGGGAAAGTGAAGCGTATATCTTCAGGAGATCGCAGTGGTGCGTTTGTCAATTCACATATCTTTTATGAAGATTTGCGATCCCGGAATATTGATGATTATGAATACACCTTGTTGGGAGAAGAAACTGTTGAAGGATATGCTTGCTATAAGGTTGAAGCAAAACCAAAACCTGGCAAAAGCATTTATGATAAGGCAATATTTTTTATCATAAAATCAGGCGAATTTCAGTACTTTGCTGTACGTATAGATATTTTTTATGAAGGATATCTTTACAAACGGTTGATTAATTATAATCTGAAAAAGGTTGATGGCATCATTACACCCTATAAAGCTGTTATGTATAGATTGGACAAAAGTGGGCAAAATTTAGGCCGAACCGAAGTAACCATCACAAATCTGCAATACAATAATCCAGCAATTAACGAGGGTATGTTTAATCAAGGTAAATTATAATTCAATCGTTCCTTTTCTTAACTCCTATTGCAGGCGTGTAACAATGTTAGCGCCTGCATTTTTTTATTAGAGCTATAACAGTATCATCTCTGGGGTATTTCTTATGGTGATGTGATGGTGTTGTTAAATATAGGCTCTGACCCCTTACAATAGTATCACCCCTCAGGGGTTTTATAGTAAATAATAGCATGTCATCCTGAACTATGTCCTGAATTTATTTCAGGATTGATTCAGTGTAGTCATCCTGAACGTGATTCAGGATCTCATTGGTGGGAACAAGAGATTCCGGATCAAGCCCGGAATGACGT
The sequence above is a segment of the Spirochaetota bacterium genome. Coding sequences within it:
- a CDS encoding efflux RND transporter permease subunit encodes the protein MKKWLNIILTYPKTVIAIIIAITIIVGSGVFTIKFDSSIEAVMPKKDPEYLLNEEVKKIYGNTGKFIIIDVNSSNMLQPHILSLASHLHDDLEEYQKFDEAKENRRLTLLQELSHNKSISIQKLYQTFADDPAFIRYLKRTLQELSIQHGTLSKHDLTKIIKKFTKTIEIKQSQTVDLILSPFTMKDLLGKSDTLYVRDIVEKDELGKRKIPQTKEEIAEFKKRLTNNPAFEKGIYVKDANGTITDFGILLRLIDQPVYDPLVKEIESVTSFYQKDITIILQGMPVTHHEINEYMKTDLERFLPLVLVAMLIVFYLNFRSIRGMLLPFSTIVLSDLWVIGLMGHLGFKLNVIGVALPPLMAAVGSSYSIHILNQYFKECKNIKTGKINVIKSSLLHISLTVILAGFTTFLGFITLSTNQVSSIREMGIFAALGVLFAVVISLTLIPASLVLLPETAKTIHFTSAVLSYINNLNLVERMVKILAGWAVNKSALVISILIVALGVAFVGMSKVKVETSVHAYFKEGDYVLTSSKIIGQKFGGAAGLNILIDTGTPDGAKNPHILQFVDNFRNWLTDENNIDLNIGRTDAFTDFIKTINLAMHNNDFTYYSIPETIQDVDSYIDLYSGKDDNDNGLADEFEPYVDRKFTTLNIFARLWEKEGKFLSTNTMHHIINKIQNYLDTNIPEGCTYKITGEPKVLVRMSEYIVQGQVMSLGLSLLSIFVVVLLIFHNLKAALVSLIPISTAVLLNFGVMGFLGIRLDMATAIIGAITVGIGIDDTIHFINTYRHFHLKGLQQKEVIIKTLNQAGVAIMYTSLALIFGFLVLVISSFKPVIYFSVLLATTMITTTLGALLFLPATINLLQLDLSPMTHTSRLLEYFNLGKYFEFESE
- a CDS encoding outer membrane lipoprotein-sorting protein is translated as MKRFLMVALCIISGAIVTVYAMTGREIMEKSDALTEPKTAISKATMVIYKGGDTLTRTIEMMAMKVGQNDKVLAVVKEEPGGDITKVLTHTNKSGEDMQWVKMPNGKVKRISSGDRSGAFVNSHIFYEDLRSRNIDDYEYTLLGEETVEGYACYKVEAKPKPGKSIYDKAIFFIIKSGEFQYFAVRIDIFYEGYLYKRLINYNLKKVDGIITPYKAVMYRLDKSGQNLGRTEVTITNLQYNNPAINEGMFNQGKL